From one Chlamydiifrater phoenicopteri genomic stretch:
- a CDS encoding BPL-N domain-containing protein yields the protein MKNILVYSGEGVSAYFLRHVVRYIKCCLPASFRGIPIIRVDEAYLNTHPFWEKETILLVVPGGADRPYHKGLSGRGTSRIAHFVREGGSFLGICAGAYFASARVYFEETDPEKNIIEEERDLKFFPGTAVGPIYGGGFSYRNFQGVRPSPLEVCSPLVDGGIFKATFSSLYHGGCYFAGAEMFPGILVEGRYSDVEGRPAAIISSRIEEGLVVLSGVHLEYQTTFCGIQDPLVCKAKEQLEVSGNLEALRAFSKNMFARLLHREMLAAF from the coding sequence ATGAAAAATATTCTTGTTTATTCGGGAGAGGGAGTATCAGCCTATTTTCTTAGGCACGTAGTTAGGTACATAAAGTGCTGTCTCCCGGCTTCGTTTAGAGGTATACCGATTATTAGGGTGGATGAGGCGTATTTGAATACACATCCTTTTTGGGAAAAAGAGACGATTCTTCTGGTCGTTCCTGGGGGAGCAGATCGTCCCTATCACAAGGGATTGTCTGGTCGCGGAACATCGAGAATAGCGCACTTTGTTAGGGAAGGTGGGAGTTTCTTGGGTATTTGTGCCGGGGCATATTTTGCATCAGCTCGAGTATATTTTGAAGAAACAGACCCAGAAAAGAACATTATTGAAGAGGAGCGAGATTTAAAATTTTTTCCAGGGACGGCTGTAGGTCCTATTTACGGAGGAGGTTTTTCCTACCGAAATTTTCAGGGAGTAAGGCCTTCTCCTTTGGAGGTATGCTCTCCGTTAGTAGATGGTGGGATTTTTAAAGCCACCTTTTCATCTCTATATCATGGAGGGTGCTATTTTGCTGGAGCTGAGATGTTTCCCGGTATTCTTGTGGAAGGGCGTTATTCCGACGTAGAGGGTAGGCCTGCGGCCATCATTTCTAGTCGAATAGAGGAGGGCTTGGTTGTGCTTTCCGGTGTTCATCTAGAATACCAGACGACTTTTTGCGGGATTCAGGACCCCCTTGTCTGTAAGGCTAAGGAGCAGTTAGAGGTTAGCGGGAATCTAGAGGCGCTAAGAGCTTTTAGTAAAAACATGTTCGCAAGGCTTTTACATAGAGAGATGCTAGCAGCTTTCTAA
- the gmk gene encoding guanylate kinase has protein sequence MEYVLKHPISLKKTSCEPKLFVISAPAGAGKTTLIQKMESAYSQSLEKVVTSTSRAAREGEVHGKDYYFLSREEFEKEIRKESFLEWVFLFRNYYGIGKGEIDRIFALGKHAIAVIDIQGALKIKTLMPAVSIFIAPPSMEELHRRLEERGSETDEQIAERLARSSEEIKAASQFDYIVINDNLNQAYQSLVDVFIAEENRSRHEQRNFNK, from the coding sequence GTGGAGTATGTGTTGAAGCATCCTATTTCTTTGAAAAAAACTTCTTGTGAACCGAAGCTATTTGTTATCAGTGCCCCTGCTGGGGCAGGAAAGACAACTTTGATTCAAAAGATGGAGTCTGCGTACTCTCAATCTTTGGAGAAAGTAGTTACTTCTACGAGTAGAGCTGCCAGAGAAGGTGAGGTTCATGGAAAAGATTATTACTTTCTTTCCAGAGAAGAATTTGAGAAAGAAATTAGAAAAGAAAGTTTTCTGGAATGGGTATTCCTCTTCAGAAATTATTACGGGATAGGAAAGGGTGAAATAGATCGGATATTTGCTTTGGGCAAGCATGCTATAGCAGTCATAGATATTCAGGGGGCTTTAAAAATAAAAACTTTAATGCCCGCAGTGTCCATATTTATAGCGCCACCTTCCATGGAAGAACTTCATCGACGCCTTGAAGAAAGGGGCAGTGAAACGGATGAGCAAATTGCTGAGCGTCTTGCAAGGAGTTCTGAAGAGATTAAGGCTGCGAGCCAGTTTGATTATATTGTGATTAATGATAACCTGAATCAAGCTTACCAATCTTTAGTAGATGTTTTTATAGCAGAAGAAAATAGGAGTCGTCATGAGCAAAGGAACTTTAACAAATGA
- a CDS encoding co-chaperone GroES, with amino-acid sequence MSDQLTTLKLKPLGDRVLVKREEEEDAVRGGIILPDTAKKKQDKAVVVALGTGKRNDNGETIPFEVQVGDTVLMDKYAGQEVSVDGEEFVILQASEIMAVIN; translated from the coding sequence ATGTCCGATCAATTGACAACCCTCAAATTAAAGCCTCTTGGAGATAGAGTTTTAGTAAAACGAGAAGAAGAAGAGGATGCTGTTAGAGGAGGTATTATACTCCCCGACACAGCAAAGAAAAAACAAGATAAAGCTGTCGTAGTAGCTTTAGGAACAGGTAAGCGTAACGATAACGGAGAAACTATTCCTTTTGAAGTTCAAGTCGGCGATACAGTCCTCATGGACAAATACGCAGGACAAGAAGTTTCCGTTGATGGGGAAGAATTCGTTATTTTGCAAGCCAGCGAAATTATGGCCGTAATCAATTAA
- a CDS encoding DMT family transporter: MIADSDNALGKATSLKGCFYAISACFYWGIVFVIPAFLSHFHDTEIVLFRYSIYGLFSLATSVIYSRKIFYAFPKKIWIKAFIWSTIINPIYYLGIVAAIRLAGSAITVIIAGLTPVGVLVCANIRKRELPISLLFGIVIITTAGVVLSNVSEFHGEAVEGVLQKIIGIACVLASTAIWVAYVISNEKLVKCHKDMTPEIWGRMFGICALVVCIPLLIFCNYLGLTDTLNSFSSASTKDVYLFLALTTILGIFSSGQAINLWNKASLSLPSSVLGSMLVLEPLFGLVLSFLLVSKTTPSLIETTGILLMLTGSLAGTLLSEHGSAAHSESSIETLENNEFSEELVD; this comes from the coding sequence ATGATCGCGGATTCAGATAATGCTCTAGGGAAAGCTACTTCTCTTAAAGGGTGTTTTTACGCTATAAGCGCTTGCTTTTATTGGGGTATAGTCTTTGTTATCCCCGCGTTTCTTAGTCACTTCCATGATACAGAAATCGTTCTATTCAGATACTCTATCTACGGACTTTTTTCCCTGGCAACATCCGTCATTTATTCTAGAAAAATTTTTTATGCCTTCCCTAAAAAAATTTGGATCAAAGCCTTTATCTGGTCCACAATCATTAACCCCATTTATTACTTGGGCATAGTCGCTGCTATACGCCTAGCAGGGTCCGCTATCACAGTAATCATCGCCGGCCTGACTCCTGTCGGAGTCCTCGTTTGTGCCAATATTCGAAAGAGAGAACTACCCATTAGTCTTTTGTTTGGAATAGTTATTATCACAACCGCCGGAGTCGTCCTCTCCAATGTTTCTGAATTTCACGGCGAAGCCGTAGAAGGCGTGCTACAAAAAATTATCGGAATAGCTTGCGTTTTAGCATCTACGGCCATATGGGTAGCATATGTAATTTCTAACGAAAAATTAGTTAAGTGCCATAAAGATATGACCCCTGAAATTTGGGGAAGAATGTTCGGAATCTGCGCATTGGTAGTCTGTATCCCTCTCCTGATCTTTTGCAATTATCTAGGTCTCACAGACACGCTAAACTCTTTCTCCTCAGCAAGCACCAAAGATGTTTACTTATTCCTAGCTCTTACAACAATTTTAGGCATTTTTTCTTCAGGACAAGCCATCAATCTCTGGAATAAGGCTTCTCTATCCCTTCCTTCTTCTGTCCTAGGATCCATGCTCGTCTTGGAACCTCTTTTCGGTCTTGTCCTCTCCTTTCTTCTGGTATCTAAAACTACCCCCTCTCTAATAGAAACTACTGGTATACTTCTTATGCTGACGGGAAGTTTAGCTGGGACTTTACTTTCAGAACACGGCAGTGCTGCACATTCTGAATCTTCTATAGAAACTCTTGAAAATAATGAGTTCTCTGAAGAATTAGTAGATTAA
- the groL gene encoding chaperonin GroEL (60 kDa chaperone family; promotes refolding of misfolded polypeptides especially under stressful conditions; forms two stacked rings of heptamers to form a barrel-shaped 14mer; ends can be capped by GroES; misfolded proteins enter the barrel where they are refolded when GroES binds), which translates to MAAKNIKYNEEARSKMLKGVKTLADAVKVTMGPKGRHVVIDKSFGSPQVTKDGVTVAKEIELEDKHENMGAQMVKEVASKTADNAGDGTTTATVLAEAIYSEGLRNVTAGANPMDIKRGIEKAVKTVVAELKSISRPVQNHTEIAQVATISANNDPEVGKMIAEAMEKVGKNGSITVEEAKGFETVLDVVEGMSFNRGYLSSYFVTNPETQECILEDAFILLYEKKISGIKEFLPVLQAVAESGRPLLIIAEDIEGEALATLVVNRLRAGFKVCAVKAPGFGDRRKAMLEDIAILTGGQVVSEELGMKLENTTIQTLGKAKKVIIKKEDTTIVEGLGSKDDLNARCETIKKQIEDSTSDYDKEKLQERLAKLAGGVAVIRVGAATEIEMKEKKDRVEDAQQATVAAVEEGVLPGGGTALLRCYPALEKFIQTIGNEDEKIGASIVLKCLSAPLKQISANAGKEGAVICQHVLSLSMNEGYDALNDQYVDMFQAGILDPTKVTRSALESAASIAGMLLTTEALIANLPEEKSAAPAMPAGMDY; encoded by the coding sequence ATGGCAGCAAAAAATATTAAATATAATGAAGAAGCCAGATCAAAAATGTTAAAAGGGGTTAAAACCCTCGCTGATGCCGTTAAAGTTACTATGGGACCAAAAGGAAGACACGTCGTTATCGATAAATCTTTCGGCTCCCCTCAAGTTACTAAAGACGGTGTCACTGTAGCTAAAGAAATTGAGCTAGAAGACAAACACGAAAATATGGGCGCACAAATGGTTAAGGAAGTCGCCAGTAAAACTGCAGACAACGCAGGCGACGGAACAACCACTGCAACAGTTTTAGCTGAAGCCATCTACTCCGAAGGCCTCAGAAATGTAACTGCAGGCGCCAATCCAATGGATATCAAAAGAGGCATAGAAAAAGCTGTCAAAACAGTAGTGGCAGAACTGAAATCTATCAGCCGACCCGTGCAAAATCATACAGAAATAGCTCAGGTAGCAACCATTTCAGCTAACAATGATCCAGAAGTTGGAAAAATGATCGCTGAAGCTATGGAAAAAGTTGGAAAAAATGGCTCTATCACCGTTGAAGAAGCAAAAGGCTTTGAAACAGTCTTAGACGTCGTTGAAGGTATGAGCTTCAACAGAGGATACCTATCCAGCTATTTTGTAACAAATCCAGAAACTCAAGAATGTATCTTGGAAGATGCCTTCATCCTCCTTTATGAAAAGAAAATTTCAGGAATTAAAGAGTTCTTACCAGTACTTCAAGCTGTAGCAGAAAGCGGCAGACCCCTTCTCATCATAGCAGAAGATATTGAAGGCGAAGCTTTAGCTACATTGGTTGTTAACAGATTACGAGCAGGATTCAAAGTATGTGCTGTTAAAGCTCCTGGATTCGGAGATAGAAGAAAAGCTATGTTGGAAGATATAGCTATATTGACCGGCGGTCAAGTCGTCAGTGAAGAGCTTGGAATGAAATTGGAAAATACTACTATCCAAACTCTAGGTAAGGCTAAGAAAGTCATTATCAAGAAAGAAGACACCACCATCGTTGAAGGATTAGGATCCAAAGATGATCTTAACGCCAGATGCGAGACCATCAAGAAACAAATCGAAGACAGCACTTCTGACTACGACAAAGAAAAATTGCAAGAACGTTTGGCTAAACTTGCCGGAGGTGTTGCTGTTATCAGAGTCGGCGCCGCTACAGAAATTGAAATGAAAGAGAAAAAAGATAGAGTCGAAGATGCTCAACAAGCTACTGTAGCTGCCGTTGAAGAAGGCGTCTTGCCCGGAGGCGGAACAGCTTTATTACGCTGCTACCCCGCTTTAGAGAAATTCATTCAAACAATAGGCAACGAAGATGAGAAAATTGGTGCTTCTATTGTGCTGAAATGCTTGTCTGCTCCCCTAAAACAAATCTCTGCTAACGCAGGAAAAGAAGGAGCCGTAATATGCCAACATGTTCTTTCTCTATCAATGAACGAAGGCTATGATGCTCTCAATGATCAATACGTAGATATGTTCCAAGCAGGTATCTTGGACCCAACAAAGGTAACTCGATCCGCTTTAGAAAGCGCAGCATCTATTGCTGGAATGTTACTGACTACGGAGGCTTTGATAGCAAACCTTCCTGAAGAAAAATCTGCGGCTCCAGCAATGCCCGCAGGGATGGATTACTAA
- the recD2 gene encoding SF1B family DNA helicase RecD2, with the protein MEKIFGSLKQFLCSEEAPTGHPPAALFFTPYQTLPVTVVGSVLTPHLLGKQLVLSGEWKVSEDNQVRFYVQAIEESSSSEAKGVFNYLTSRLIKGIGPKIAEKIVEKFQEQSAIILDENPEKLLLIPGISSSKYSVILQQLNEQKSLRATLLFLQRYDIPIHYGRKIYNKYKEASIEKIRHDPFILAREINGIGFKTADLVATKLGYPPTSDKRISSGILHALEEIQEEGHTCTPSEILVEKALSLLNGNFPETIVSPEMIVNNITLLEEQKKLFIQKEGETETIWSKYLYQSEQMIAQDIRRILSSPKTLREINSLKALEWVEDKLNLKLADKQREAVSLSFKEKLHIITGGPGTGKSTITKAILQIFERITNKIILAAPTGKAAKRMAEITGKHSVTIHSLLQYDFQTKSFKKNRNNPVDCDLIIVDESGMIDTILMCQFLKALPDHVILILIGDVHQLPSIGPGNVLKDLIDSSLIQVTELNEIFRQLQNSGIVINAHRINEGKLPELYAKDCKKDFLFYYKKDPQEIADFIVDLITKTIPEKYHIYPKDIQVLSPMKKGVLGILNLNKAIKQALNPSKPSISKKFENYSVGDKVMQTRNNYLKEVFNGDIGYVSLIDFHNKEMTVNYDSRSVSYSYSDLDELTLAYAVSVHKYQGSESPCIVVPIHTSHFVMLYRNLLYTAITRGKKLVVLTGTPKAIAIAVSTNKGNQRCTGLGRILETIHSKASL; encoded by the coding sequence ATGGAGAAGATTTTTGGTTCTCTTAAACAGTTTCTTTGCTCTGAAGAAGCCCCTACAGGCCACCCTCCTGCGGCACTTTTCTTCACCCCTTATCAAACACTCCCCGTTACTGTCGTCGGATCTGTGTTGACGCCTCATCTGTTAGGAAAACAGTTAGTCCTTTCTGGGGAATGGAAAGTTTCTGAAGATAATCAAGTGAGATTCTATGTACAAGCTATAGAGGAATCCTCTTCTTCCGAAGCTAAAGGGGTGTTCAACTACCTCACCTCTAGGCTTATAAAAGGCATCGGCCCTAAGATCGCTGAGAAAATCGTAGAAAAATTTCAAGAGCAGTCTGCAATTATCTTAGATGAAAACCCAGAAAAACTTCTTCTAATTCCAGGCATAAGCTCATCTAAATACTCTGTTATCCTCCAGCAACTTAATGAACAAAAATCTCTTAGAGCCACTCTTCTGTTTCTTCAACGCTACGACATCCCCATCCACTACGGCCGCAAAATCTATAACAAGTACAAAGAAGCTTCTATAGAAAAAATTCGTCATGACCCCTTCATTCTAGCAAGAGAAATTAACGGTATAGGTTTTAAAACAGCTGATCTTGTAGCAACAAAATTGGGGTACCCTCCAACCTCAGATAAACGTATTTCTTCTGGAATCTTACATGCTTTAGAAGAAATTCAAGAAGAAGGTCATACTTGCACGCCTTCTGAAATCTTAGTAGAGAAGGCCCTGTCTTTACTCAATGGGAACTTTCCTGAAACAATAGTTTCTCCAGAAATGATCGTAAACAATATAACCCTTCTGGAGGAGCAAAAAAAACTCTTCATACAAAAGGAAGGTGAAACGGAAACTATTTGGTCTAAGTATTTGTACCAATCAGAGCAAATGATAGCTCAAGATATCCGTAGAATTCTTTCATCACCCAAAACCTTAAGGGAGATCAACTCTCTAAAAGCTTTGGAATGGGTTGAAGATAAGCTGAATCTAAAGTTAGCTGATAAGCAACGTGAAGCTGTTTCTCTCTCTTTTAAAGAAAAATTACATATTATCACTGGAGGACCGGGAACAGGAAAAAGCACCATAACTAAAGCTATTCTTCAAATTTTCGAAAGAATCACCAACAAAATTATCCTAGCTGCCCCAACAGGAAAAGCTGCTAAACGCATGGCAGAAATAACAGGGAAACACTCTGTTACTATTCACAGTTTGCTTCAATACGACTTTCAAACAAAATCTTTTAAAAAAAATAGAAACAACCCCGTAGACTGTGATCTCATAATAGTTGATGAATCAGGAATGATAGATACTATTCTTATGTGCCAATTCCTCAAAGCTCTACCCGATCATGTCATCCTAATTTTGATTGGAGATGTTCACCAACTCCCTAGTATAGGCCCTGGCAATGTTTTGAAAGACCTAATAGATTCTTCCCTCATACAAGTAACTGAGCTCAATGAAATTTTCAGACAACTACAAAACTCTGGTATAGTAATTAATGCTCATAGAATAAATGAAGGGAAATTACCCGAACTTTACGCTAAGGACTGCAAAAAAGACTTTCTCTTTTACTACAAAAAGGACCCCCAAGAAATAGCTGATTTTATCGTCGATCTAATAACAAAAACTATTCCTGAAAAATACCATATATACCCTAAAGATATCCAAGTCTTATCCCCTATGAAAAAAGGCGTCCTTGGAATACTTAATCTCAATAAAGCTATCAAACAAGCTCTAAATCCGAGTAAGCCATCGATTTCTAAAAAATTCGAAAACTATTCCGTGGGAGATAAGGTAATGCAAACAAGAAATAACTACCTTAAAGAAGTCTTTAACGGAGATATCGGCTACGTTTCTCTTATAGATTTTCACAATAAAGAAATGACTGTAAATTACGACAGCCGCTCCGTCTCTTACTCTTACTCTGACTTAGACGAGCTCACCCTAGCTTACGCTGTATCTGTACACAAGTACCAAGGAAGCGAAAGCCCTTGCATCGTGGTTCCTATCCACACTTCTCACTTTGTCATGCTTTACCGAAATCTGCTCTATACAGCTATTACAAGAGGAAAGAAACTTGTGGTGCTAACAGGAACCCCAAAAGCCATAGCCATAGCCGTCTCCACAAACAAAGGAAACCAGCGCTGCACAGGATTAGGACGAATTTTAGAAACTATCCATTCAAAAGCCTCTCTCTAG
- the metG gene encoding methionine--tRNA ligase produces the protein MRSSKTRVLITAALPYANGPLHFGHISGAYLPSDCYARFRRLLGDDVLFICGSDEYGIAITLNAEREGVPFQKYVDHYHQLHKDSFRRLNISFDFFSRTTNPYHREYVCQFYDDLKNNGFILKKKTGQLYSEQEQRFLADRYVEGTCPVCHFETARGDECQQCGASYEATELISPRSKMTGAALSLKETEHSFLQLEKFKDSLLRFVDELRVKSHMKNFIVGYVNSLKERAITRDLEWGIPVPGEGRGKVFYVWFDAPIGYISASRDWAENTGNSDAWKKYWLDPEVEYIQFVGKDNVPFHAVIFPSMQMGQNQPYKKVDALVASEFYLLEGKQFSKSDGNYIDMDEFLDEHPVDKLRYVLAATAPESSDSEFSFADFKQRCNSDLVGKFGNFCNRVLSFSYKNGFTELGNPGSLKEGDKRFISNCLDVLRKSEEAYREFSLRKATALIMEMATLGNIYFNDEAPWKLLKEGDKNRVKVVLFNACFCMKLLALIACPIMPTTFEKILQMLGIPYAHVGIWDKDFFDIDSVSFKISCPEHLFSCL, from the coding sequence ATGAGATCTTCTAAAACTCGAGTCCTAATTACTGCAGCGCTTCCGTATGCTAATGGTCCGCTTCACTTTGGGCATATTTCAGGGGCGTACTTACCCAGTGACTGTTACGCTAGATTTCGTCGGTTATTGGGAGACGATGTTTTGTTTATTTGTGGATCAGATGAATATGGCATAGCTATTACTCTTAATGCTGAGAGAGAGGGTGTACCTTTTCAAAAATATGTTGATCACTATCATCAACTTCATAAAGACTCTTTTCGTCGGTTAAACATTTCTTTTGATTTTTTTTCTAGAACGACGAATCCATATCATCGAGAATATGTCTGCCAATTTTATGACGATTTAAAAAATAATGGCTTCATTCTTAAAAAGAAAACAGGGCAATTGTATAGCGAGCAGGAGCAGCGTTTTTTAGCAGATAGATATGTCGAGGGGACTTGTCCTGTATGTCATTTTGAAACAGCCAGGGGCGATGAGTGTCAGCAGTGCGGAGCTTCTTATGAAGCTACAGAGCTCATATCCCCTCGATCCAAAATGACCGGGGCAGCCTTATCTCTTAAGGAAACGGAACACTCCTTTTTACAACTAGAAAAATTCAAAGATTCTTTACTACGGTTTGTAGATGAGCTACGAGTAAAGAGCCATATGAAAAACTTTATTGTCGGTTATGTAAATTCTCTGAAGGAAAGAGCCATTACTAGGGACTTGGAGTGGGGAATTCCTGTTCCTGGAGAGGGTAGAGGTAAGGTTTTTTATGTGTGGTTTGATGCGCCTATAGGCTATATAAGTGCTTCGAGAGATTGGGCTGAGAATACTGGGAACAGCGATGCATGGAAGAAATATTGGTTAGATCCCGAAGTAGAATATATCCAGTTCGTGGGAAAAGACAACGTTCCTTTTCATGCAGTAATTTTTCCTTCGATGCAAATGGGGCAAAATCAACCCTATAAAAAGGTGGATGCTTTAGTAGCATCCGAATTTTATTTGTTAGAAGGGAAACAATTTAGTAAATCTGATGGCAACTACATTGACATGGATGAATTTCTTGATGAACATCCTGTCGACAAATTGAGATACGTTTTGGCTGCTACGGCTCCAGAAAGTTCTGATAGCGAGTTTTCCTTCGCTGATTTTAAGCAGCGTTGTAACTCTGATCTTGTTGGAAAGTTTGGTAATTTCTGTAATCGAGTACTCTCTTTTTCTTACAAAAATGGTTTTACGGAACTTGGTAACCCTGGCTCACTCAAGGAAGGTGACAAGCGTTTTATATCTAACTGCTTAGATGTTCTAAGAAAAAGTGAAGAAGCTTACCGCGAATTTTCTCTTCGAAAAGCAACAGCTCTTATCATGGAGATGGCAACTCTAGGAAATATTTACTTTAATGATGAGGCTCCCTGGAAATTGTTAAAGGAAGGGGATAAGAATCGGGTTAAGGTTGTTTTATTCAATGCTTGTTTCTGTATGAAATTGTTAGCTTTGATAGCATGTCCCATCATGCCGACCACTTTTGAGAAGATATTGCAAATGCTGGGTATTCCGTATGCCCATGTTGGTATATGGGACAAAGACTTTTTTGATATCGACTCTGTTTCGTTTAAAATAAGCTGCCCAGAGCATCTATTCTCTTGCTTGTAG
- a CDS encoding ribonuclease HII, producing the protein MKKRFLIMTSFEREASLAGFTVVMGVDEVGRGPLAGPVVAASCVLPSGKEFLGLDDSKKLTRDKRLKLRDQLVGDPDVCFSLGVVEVEIIDEINILEATKVAMLQAIKNSKVAPDCILVDGLSLSIPGRDHVLVRKIIKGDSLSASIAAASIIAKEYRDDLMLELHKQYPEYGFKDHKGYGTSKHLEALKKYGPSPCHRRSFSPVKEALEKGVGKWSMC; encoded by the coding sequence CTGAAAAAAAGATTCCTTATCATGACCTCTTTTGAAAGGGAAGCGTCTCTAGCGGGCTTCACGGTTGTTATGGGAGTTGATGAAGTAGGGCGGGGGCCTCTGGCCGGTCCTGTAGTGGCTGCTTCCTGCGTGCTGCCTTCTGGAAAAGAGTTTTTGGGTCTCGATGATAGCAAGAAGTTGACCCGGGATAAACGCCTGAAGCTTAGAGATCAACTTGTAGGGGACCCCGACGTTTGCTTTTCTTTAGGAGTCGTTGAGGTGGAAATTATCGACGAGATTAATATTTTAGAAGCAACAAAAGTAGCTATGCTTCAGGCCATAAAAAATTCCAAAGTGGCTCCCGATTGTATTCTCGTTGATGGGCTATCCCTTTCCATCCCTGGTAGAGACCACGTCTTGGTTAGAAAAATTATTAAAGGGGACTCCCTTTCTGCGTCCATAGCAGCAGCCTCTATCATAGCCAAAGAGTATCGTGATGACCTTATGTTGGAGCTACACAAGCAGTATCCTGAGTACGGGTTCAAAGATCATAAGGGGTATGGTACCTCCAAGCATTTGGAAGCACTAAAGAAATATGGCCCCAGCCCCTGCCATAGGCGCAGTTTTTCTCCAGTTAAAGAAGCTTTGGAAAAAGGAGTTGGGAAGTGGAGTATGTGTTGA